One window of Trinickia caryophylli genomic DNA carries:
- the acpP gene encoding acyl carrier protein encodes MDNIEQRVKKIVAEQLGVAEAEIKNEASFVNDLGADSLDTVELVMALEDEFGMEIPDEEAEKITTVQQAIDYARANVKA; translated from the coding sequence ATGGACAACATCGAACAGCGCGTCAAGAAGATCGTCGCGGAACAACTGGGCGTCGCGGAAGCGGAAATCAAAAACGAAGCCTCGTTCGTGAACGACCTTGGCGCCGACTCGCTCGACACGGTCGAACTGGTCATGGCCCTCGAAGACGAGTTCGGCATGGAAATTCCCGACGAAGAAGCCGAGAAGATCACGACCGTTCAGCAAGCGATCGACTACGCTCGCGCGAACGTCAAGGCCTGA
- the fabF gene encoding beta-ketoacyl-ACP synthase II — protein MSRRRVVVTGLGLVSPVGNNVADGWANLVAGKSGIANITKFDATNYSTRFAGEVKGFNVEEYMPAKEARHMDTFIHYGMAAGIQAMQDSGLEVTEANAERIGVLVGSGIGGLPMIEITQTELLNRGPRRISPFFVPASIINMISGHLSMRFGLKGPNLAIVTACTTGLHCIGDASRLIEYGDADVMVAGGAEATVSPLGIGGFAAARALSQRNDDPATASRPWDKDRDGFVLGEGAGVMVLEEYEHAKARGAKIYAEIAGYGMSADAYHMTAPLEDGDGARRCMQAALRNARVNADEVNYVNAHGTSTPLGDLAETIGIKRALGDQAKRTVVNSTKSMTGHLLGGSGGLEAVFTVLAVHNQVSPPTINIFNQDPECDLDYCANTARELKIDVALKNSFGFGGTNGTLVFKRV, from the coding sequence GTGAGCCGCCGTCGTGTTGTTGTTACAGGCCTTGGGCTGGTGTCGCCTGTTGGCAATAATGTTGCCGATGGGTGGGCCAATCTGGTCGCCGGCAAGTCCGGCATCGCGAACATCACCAAGTTCGACGCTACGAACTACTCGACCCGCTTTGCCGGCGAGGTGAAGGGTTTCAACGTCGAGGAGTACATGCCGGCGAAGGAAGCCCGCCACATGGATACATTTATCCATTACGGCATGGCGGCCGGGATTCAGGCGATGCAAGACAGCGGCCTCGAGGTCACCGAGGCGAATGCCGAGCGCATTGGCGTTCTGGTCGGTTCGGGCATCGGCGGGTTGCCGATGATCGAAATCACCCAGACGGAGCTGCTCAACCGCGGCCCCCGCCGCATTTCGCCGTTCTTCGTGCCGGCTTCGATCATCAACATGATCTCGGGGCACTTGTCGATGAGGTTTGGCCTGAAGGGGCCTAATCTCGCGATCGTCACGGCCTGTACGACGGGTCTGCACTGTATTGGCGATGCTTCGCGCCTCATCGAGTACGGCGACGCCGACGTGATGGTGGCGGGCGGTGCAGAGGCCACGGTGTCACCGCTTGGCATCGGCGGCTTCGCGGCGGCGCGTGCGCTCTCGCAGCGCAACGACGATCCGGCCACGGCGAGTCGCCCCTGGGACAAGGACCGCGATGGCTTCGTCCTCGGCGAGGGCGCCGGCGTGATGGTGCTCGAGGAGTACGAGCATGCGAAGGCCCGCGGGGCGAAGATTTATGCCGAGATTGCCGGGTACGGCATGAGCGCCGATGCGTATCACATGACCGCGCCGCTCGAAGATGGCGACGGTGCGCGCCGCTGCATGCAGGCCGCGTTGCGCAACGCGCGTGTCAACGCCGACGAGGTGAACTACGTCAACGCGCATGGCACCTCGACGCCGCTCGGCGATCTGGCCGAAACCATCGGCATCAAGCGCGCGCTTGGCGATCAGGCCAAGCGGACCGTCGTCAATTCGACGAAGTCGATGACGGGCCACCTGTTGGGCGGTTCGGGCGGCCTCGAGGCGGTGTTTACGGTGCTCGCCGTGCACAATCAGGTGTCGCCGCCGACGATCAACATCTTCAATCAAGACCCCGAGTGCGATCTCGATTACTGCGCGAACACGGCGCGGGAACTGAAGATCGACGTGGCGCTCAAGAACTCGTTCGGGTTCGGCGGCACCAACGGCACACTCGTGTTCAAGCGCGTCTGA
- the rpoE gene encoding RNA polymerase sigma factor RpoE, with translation MSEKEIDQVLVERVQKGDKAAFELLVAKYHRKIIRLISRLVRDPAEVEDVAQDAFIKAYRALPQFRGESAFYTWLYRIAVNTAKNYLATQSRRAPTSTEADAEEAETFSDADQLRDINTPESVLMSKQIAQTVNAAMAVLPEELRVAITLREIEGLSYEEIAEMMGCPIGTVRSRIFRAREAIAAKLRPLLDTPEGRRW, from the coding sequence GTGAGCGAAAAAGAAATTGACCAGGTACTCGTCGAACGCGTGCAAAAAGGCGACAAAGCCGCGTTCGAACTCCTGGTTGCGAAATATCATCGCAAGATCATTCGGCTGATTTCGCGCCTCGTGCGCGATCCGGCCGAGGTCGAGGATGTGGCTCAGGATGCGTTCATCAAGGCTTATCGCGCGTTGCCGCAGTTTCGCGGCGAATCGGCTTTTTATACCTGGCTGTACCGCATCGCCGTCAACACGGCGAAGAACTATCTTGCCACGCAAAGCCGGCGCGCCCCCACTTCCACCGAAGCGGACGCAGAGGAAGCTGAAACTTTCTCGGACGCGGATCAACTAAGGGATATCAATACGCCCGAGTCGGTGCTGATGAGCAAGCAGATCGCGCAGACGGTCAACGCGGCCATGGCCGTGTTGCCCGAGGAACTGCGCGTGGCGATCACGCTTCGCGAGATCGAAGGCCTCAGCTACGAGGAGATCGCGGAAATGATGGGCTGCCCGATCGGCACCGTGCGCTCGCGAATTTTTCGCGCGCGCGAGGCGATTGCGGCAAAATTGCGTCCGCTGCTCGATACGCCGGAGGGCAGGCGCTGGTAA
- a CDS encoding sigma-E factor negative regulatory protein, whose product MGSVSKQSQACSRDERLSALVDGEWFGESEPAGDLLAGLSGADRAAWSSYHLIGDALRSDDLAVHPAKSDAFLRGFAARLEAEPHVLAPAASKGSHRGFTLSTIKRRVVPGLAVAAAAATLSWIVLPQLQRADAPQAPLQTASVAMRPVASSAADTNIIRDARLDDYLEAHQQFAQQPVLSGSEPFIRAAALSSQGR is encoded by the coding sequence ATGGGGTCGGTGTCCAAGCAATCGCAGGCGTGCTCGCGAGACGAGCGTCTATCCGCCTTGGTCGACGGTGAGTGGTTCGGCGAGTCGGAGCCCGCAGGCGATCTGCTCGCGGGCTTGAGCGGAGCGGATCGGGCGGCATGGTCCAGCTATCATTTGATCGGCGATGCCTTGCGCTCCGACGATCTGGCCGTTCATCCGGCCAAGAGCGACGCTTTTCTGCGCGGTTTTGCCGCGCGGCTGGAGGCCGAGCCGCACGTCCTCGCACCGGCCGCCTCGAAGGGCTCGCACCGTGGGTTTACGCTCTCCACGATCAAGCGGCGCGTCGTGCCGGGCCTCGCGGTCGCTGCCGCGGCCGCGACGCTGAGCTGGATCGTACTGCCCCAGCTGCAGCGCGCCGATGCGCCGCAGGCGCCGTTACAGACGGCTTCGGTCGCAATGCGGCCCGTCGCGTCGAGCGCGGCCGACACGAACATCATCCGCGACGCACGGCTTGACGACTATCTCGAAGCGCACCAGCAGTTCGCGCAACAACCGGTGTTGTCAGGCTCGGAGCCTTTCATCCGCGCTGCGGCGCTGAGCTCGCAGGGTCGATAA
- a CDS encoding MucB/RseB C-terminal domain-containing protein — MPTSRFGRLAAFGRLPALLCAAILLLPCAEAARAASQPAAASSDRGAASWLGRIAHAARQENYEGVFVYQRGTFVQSSRIAHYATRGEGEFESLESLDGKPRKLLRHDDDVYTFLPERHLCIVERRQNKDAFPALLSDGDQQVLTVYDPKLLGTDRVAGIDAQVIELAPKDAYRFTYKLWADAKTGLLLREQTLDASGQVLEQVSFTQLRVGVPAEKARIAAGIRNTSGWTLVRPPAEPVDMEAHGWTIAPDVPGFRKIREVRRPMAARDAGAPAIPVDQAVFSDGLTTVSVFIEPAEKNSRKEGAGESGATHVLVTRHGDYWITLLGEVPQGTLQVFASAIKYKAPK; from the coding sequence ATGCCGACATCGCGGTTCGGGCGCCTCGCCGCTTTCGGGCGCTTGCCGGCGCTGCTGTGCGCAGCCATTTTGCTCCTGCCGTGTGCCGAGGCCGCGCGAGCGGCCAGCCAGCCCGCCGCCGCGTCGAGCGATCGGGGTGCGGCGTCGTGGCTCGGTCGCATTGCACATGCGGCGAGGCAGGAGAATTACGAAGGTGTCTTCGTCTACCAGCGCGGCACGTTCGTGCAGTCCTCGCGCATCGCTCACTATGCCACGCGAGGCGAGGGCGAATTCGAGTCCCTCGAAAGCCTCGACGGCAAGCCGCGCAAGCTGCTGCGCCATGACGACGACGTATACACGTTTCTGCCCGAGCGGCATTTATGCATCGTCGAGCGCCGGCAAAACAAGGACGCGTTTCCGGCCCTGCTGAGCGATGGCGACCAGCAGGTACTGACGGTCTACGACCCGAAGCTGCTGGGGACCGACCGCGTGGCCGGCATCGACGCGCAGGTGATCGAACTCGCGCCGAAGGATGCCTATCGTTTCACTTACAAGCTGTGGGCCGACGCCAAAACCGGGCTGCTTTTGCGCGAGCAGACGCTCGACGCGAGCGGTCAGGTGCTGGAGCAGGTGTCGTTCACGCAACTGCGCGTCGGGGTGCCGGCGGAAAAGGCGCGGATTGCCGCAGGCATCCGCAATACGTCGGGCTGGACGCTCGTGCGCCCGCCGGCCGAGCCCGTCGACATGGAAGCCCACGGCTGGACGATCGCGCCAGATGTGCCGGGTTTTCGTAAAATCCGCGAAGTGCGGCGGCCGATGGCCGCGCGCGATGCCGGCGCACCTGCGATTCCAGTCGATCAGGCCGTGTTTTCGGATGGTCTGACAACGGTCTCCGTCTTCATCGAGCCGGCCGAAAAGAACTCCCGCAAGGAAGGCGCGGGCGAGAGCGGCGCTACGCACGTGCTCGTCACGCGCCATGGTGATTACTGGATCACCTTGCTTGGCGAGGTTCCGCAAGGCACACTGCAGGTCTTCGCCTCTGCCATAAAATACAAGGCTCCCAAGTAA
- a CDS encoding DegQ family serine endoprotease codes for MTISSVRKLFAAAAVLACLPLMPHTAMAVPAASLPDFTDLVDKVGPAVVNIRTTTRVSSLPTQRAMPPGADDGDMSEFFRRFFGIPLPQAPNSPNSPNTPRGGDNGGPDTPDGGDNEQSAGVGSGFILSADGYVMTNAHVVDDADTIYVTLTDKREFKAKLIGADDRTDVAVVKINAASLPTVTIGDSDKVRVGEWVVAIGSPFGLDNTVTAGIVSAKGRDTGDYLPFIQTDVAVNPGNSGGPLIDMQGRVIGINSQIYSRTGGFMGISFAIPIDEAMRVADQLKATGKVVRGRIAVAVGQVTKDVAESLGLPKAGGALVSSVEPGGPADKAGIQPGDIILKFNGMSVDTDTDLPRLVGETKPGTKSTVTIWRKGRTSDLSVTVAETPSDKAAKAAAERQAPTPKAPSHNALGITVGDLSADQQKALKLRRGGVEVQSVEGPAARVGLQKGDIILRVGDADVTSAKEFNQAVAHLDPQKTVAVLVRRGDNTQFVPIRPRAAPQK; via the coding sequence ATGACGATTTCCTCGGTGCGCAAACTCTTCGCGGCCGCGGCGGTGCTTGCGTGCCTGCCGCTGATGCCGCATACGGCCATGGCCGTGCCGGCGGCAAGCCTGCCCGATTTCACCGATCTCGTCGACAAGGTCGGCCCAGCGGTGGTCAACATTCGCACGACCACCCGGGTTTCGAGCCTGCCCACGCAGCGGGCGATGCCGCCCGGCGCCGATGACGGGGATATGTCGGAGTTCTTCCGGCGCTTTTTCGGTATTCCGCTGCCGCAGGCGCCGAATAGCCCGAACAGTCCGAACACGCCGCGCGGCGGCGACAACGGCGGCCCCGACACGCCCGATGGCGGAGACAACGAACAAAGCGCCGGCGTGGGGTCGGGATTCATCTTGTCGGCCGACGGCTATGTCATGACGAATGCGCACGTCGTCGACGACGCCGACACGATCTACGTCACGCTCACCGACAAGCGCGAGTTCAAGGCGAAGTTGATCGGTGCCGACGATCGCACCGACGTTGCGGTGGTGAAGATCAACGCGGCCAGTCTGCCCACGGTGACGATCGGCGATTCGGACAAGGTGCGCGTGGGCGAATGGGTCGTGGCGATCGGCTCGCCTTTCGGGCTCGATAATACGGTGACGGCCGGCATCGTCAGCGCCAAGGGGCGCGACACGGGCGATTACCTGCCTTTCATCCAGACCGACGTGGCCGTCAACCCCGGCAACTCGGGCGGCCCGCTCATCGACATGCAGGGGCGGGTGATCGGCATCAATTCGCAGATCTACAGCCGCACGGGCGGCTTCATGGGTATTTCGTTCGCGATTCCGATCGACGAGGCGATGCGCGTGGCCGATCAGCTCAAGGCCACGGGCAAGGTCGTACGCGGCCGTATCGCGGTGGCTGTGGGGCAGGTGACGAAAGACGTGGCCGAATCGCTGGGTCTGCCGAAGGCGGGTGGGGCGCTCGTGAGCAGCGTCGAACCCGGCGGGCCCGCCGACAAGGCGGGTATTCAACCCGGCGACATCATCCTGAAATTCAACGGTATGTCGGTCGACACCGATACCGACCTGCCGCGGCTCGTGGGCGAAACGAAGCCCGGTACGAAATCGACTGTCACGATCTGGCGCAAGGGGCGAACGAGCGATCTGTCAGTAACGGTGGCGGAGACGCCTTCCGACAAGGCCGCCAAGGCCGCGGCCGAGCGTCAGGCGCCAACCCCGAAGGCACCGTCGCACAATGCGCTCGGCATTACGGTCGGGGACCTCTCGGCCGACCAGCAAAAGGCGCTGAAGCTGCGCCGCGGCGGCGTGGAGGTCCAGTCGGTCGAAGGGCCGGCGGCACGCGTCGGCTTGCAAAAGGGGGACATCATCTTGCGGGTCGGCGATGCCGACGTCACGAGCGCCAAGGAATTCAATCAGGCCGTGGCGCACCTCGATCCGCAAAAGACGGTGGCCGTGCTCGTGCGCCGGGGCGATAATACGCAATTCGTGCCCATTCGCCCGCGGGCCGCGCCGCAGAAATGA
- a CDS encoding glutaredoxin family protein, translating to MTAPTAMAGQSPQQALQPNARLIVYGRQWCHLCEEMLAALAPVAAEFGARIEVIDVDTDPVLEARYDELVPVLMLDGIELSRYRLDEPRVRAALDARRAGGTAKSA from the coding sequence ATGACGGCGCCCACGGCAATGGCGGGGCAAAGCCCGCAGCAGGCCTTGCAGCCAAACGCTCGGTTGATCGTCTATGGGCGCCAATGGTGCCACCTCTGCGAGGAGATGCTCGCGGCGCTCGCGCCTGTTGCGGCGGAGTTCGGCGCGCGGATAGAAGTAATCGACGTCGATACCGACCCGGTACTCGAGGCGCGTTACGACGAACTCGTGCCGGTGCTCATGCTCGATGGCATCGAGCTGAGCCGCTACCGGCTCGATGAGCCGCGTGTGCGAGCGGCGCTCGACGCCCGTCGCGCGGGCGGCACGGCAAAATCCGCCTGA
- the lepA gene encoding translation elongation factor 4, translating to MDHIRNFSIIAHIDHGKSTLADRIIQLCGGLSDREMESQVLDSMDLERERGITIKAQTAALSYRARDGKVYNLNLIDTPGHVDFSYEVSRSLSACEGALLVVDASQGVEAQTVANCYTAIELGVEVVPVLNKIDLPAANPENAIAEIEDVIGIDAADAVRCSAKTGLGVEDVLEALIAKVPPPQGDPNAPLQALIIDSWFDNYVGVVMLVRIVNGTLRPKDKIKLMATDAQYPVEHIGVFTPKSKNLESLSAGQVGFIIAGIKELTAAKVGDTVTLAAKPAAEPLPGFKEVKPQVFAGLYPVEANQYDALRESLEKLKLNDASLQYEPEVSQALGFGFRCGFLGLLHMEIVQERLEREFDMDLITTAPTVVYEVMLNDGSTVMVENPAKMPDPSKTAEIREPIVTVNLYMPQDYVGSVITLCTQKRGSQINMQYHGRQVQLTYEIPMAEIVLDFFDRLKSVSRGYASMDYEFKEYRASDVVKVDMLINGDKVDALSVIVHRSQSQYRGREVAAKMREIIPRQMYDVAIQAAIGAHIIARENIKALRKNVLAKCYGGDITRKKKLLEKQKEGKKRMKQVGSVEIPQEAFLAILRVEDK from the coding sequence ATGGATCATATTCGCAACTTTTCGATCATTGCGCACATCGACCACGGCAAGTCGACGCTCGCCGATCGCATTATTCAACTCTGCGGCGGCTTGTCCGATCGCGAAATGGAATCGCAGGTGCTCGATTCGATGGATCTCGAGCGCGAGCGCGGCATCACCATCAAGGCACAAACGGCCGCGCTCAGCTATCGCGCGCGTGACGGAAAGGTTTACAACCTCAACCTGATCGACACGCCGGGCCACGTCGACTTTTCTTACGAGGTGAGCCGCTCGCTTTCGGCCTGTGAAGGCGCGCTGCTCGTGGTGGATGCGAGCCAGGGCGTCGAGGCGCAGACCGTCGCGAACTGCTATACCGCGATCGAACTCGGCGTCGAGGTCGTGCCCGTACTCAACAAGATCGACCTGCCCGCCGCCAACCCCGAGAACGCCATCGCCGAGATCGAGGACGTCATCGGCATCGACGCCGCCGACGCCGTGCGCTGCAGTGCGAAGACGGGGCTCGGTGTCGAGGACGTGCTCGAGGCGCTGATCGCCAAGGTGCCGCCGCCGCAAGGCGACCCCAACGCACCGCTGCAGGCGCTCATCATCGATTCATGGTTCGACAACTACGTCGGCGTGGTCATGCTCGTGCGCATCGTCAACGGCACGTTGCGGCCCAAGGACAAGATCAAGCTGATGGCGACCGACGCGCAGTACCCGGTCGAGCATATCGGGGTCTTCACGCCGAAGTCGAAGAACCTCGAGTCGCTATCGGCAGGGCAGGTGGGCTTCATCATCGCCGGCATCAAGGAACTGACGGCCGCCAAGGTCGGCGATACGGTCACGCTTGCCGCGAAGCCTGCCGCCGAGCCGCTGCCCGGCTTCAAGGAAGTCAAGCCGCAGGTGTTCGCGGGGCTTTATCCGGTCGAGGCGAACCAGTACGATGCGCTGCGCGAGTCACTCGAAAAGCTCAAGCTCAACGACGCCTCGCTGCAGTACGAGCCCGAAGTGTCCCAGGCGCTCGGCTTCGGCTTTCGCTGCGGCTTTCTCGGCCTGCTGCACATGGAGATCGTGCAGGAGCGGCTCGAGCGCGAGTTCGACATGGACCTCATCACCACGGCGCCCACCGTTGTCTATGAGGTCATGCTCAACGACGGCTCCACGGTCATGGTCGAGAACCCGGCCAAGATGCCTGATCCGTCGAAGACGGCCGAGATCCGCGAGCCTATTGTCACCGTGAACCTGTATATGCCGCAGGATTACGTCGGGTCGGTCATCACGCTGTGCACGCAAAAGCGCGGCTCGCAGATCAACATGCAGTATCACGGCCGCCAGGTGCAGCTCACGTACGAAATCCCGATGGCGGAAATCGTGCTCGACTTCTTCGACCGGCTGAAGTCGGTGTCGCGCGGCTACGCCTCGATGGATTACGAGTTCAAGGAGTACCGGGCGTCGGACGTCGTCAAGGTCGACATGCTGATCAACGGCGACAAGGTCGACGCGCTGTCCGTCATCGTCCACCGCTCGCAGTCGCAATACCGTGGGCGCGAGGTTGCCGCCAAGATGCGTGAGATCATTCCCCGGCAGATGTACGACGTGGCGATCCAGGCCGCGATCGGTGCGCATATCATCGCGCGCGAGAACATCAAGGCGCTGCGCAAGAACGTGCTTGCAAAATGCTATGGCGGCGACATCACGCGCAAGAAGAAGCTGCTCGAAAAGCAAAAAGAAGGCAAGAAGCGAATGAAGCAGGTGGGGTCGGTGGAAATCCCGCAGGAGGCCTTTCTCGCGATCTTGCGCGTCGAAGACAAATAA